A region of Salinibacter sp. 10B DNA encodes the following proteins:
- a CDS encoding response regulator, protein MDAPDTVPTVEPALLIATFAPSGTLRHCNEAWESVLGTTEAPWAMLPDDDKEIANSSVLEAGKGSLVTNQVVNANTPERDEPLPVLLNFVPVHGEDDGNPRITAVTISGEVMAEPPSWMISQTQRHRMEALGRMTMGVAHDLNNLLSGLIGHIELLKEKAQRNDAPASNIQSSIQTIEKTAEDGAALIEKLQRYIREDTQKHFERVNLATLIEDCITITQPYWYNEPRRQGIEIDVERNLQDTPDVMGAASELREVFVNLILNAVQAMPDGGTLTFETYVEDASVCARVNDTGIGMSDDVQENIFEPLFTTKGEQGTGMGLSASYGIIQEHEGDIDVTSEPGEGTTFVLSFPPADESEPEPEDPPEAPVGTQNVRVLVVDDEEMVRSIVTQLLTLNDHEVDRASSGAEALSMFEKNHYDIVFTDFGMPEMTGAELAAQLHERQPDLPIILLTGYTDTETAVDEVNDILSKPFKLEELEGAIQEFVISS, encoded by the coding sequence ATGGACGCCCCCGACACGGTTCCAACCGTCGAGCCCGCCCTACTGATCGCAACTTTTGCCCCCTCCGGCACGCTGCGCCACTGCAACGAAGCCTGGGAATCGGTCCTTGGCACCACGGAGGCCCCGTGGGCCATGCTTCCAGACGATGACAAGGAAATTGCCAACTCCTCCGTGCTGGAGGCAGGAAAGGGATCGCTCGTCACCAATCAGGTCGTTAATGCGAACACGCCCGAGCGGGACGAACCCCTGCCGGTCCTTCTCAACTTTGTGCCCGTGCACGGAGAGGACGACGGCAATCCCCGCATCACAGCCGTCACCATCAGCGGCGAGGTGATGGCCGAGCCGCCCTCCTGGATGATCAGCCAGACGCAACGCCATCGCATGGAGGCCCTCGGCCGCATGACAATGGGTGTGGCCCACGACCTCAACAATCTACTGAGTGGCCTCATCGGTCACATCGAACTTCTGAAAGAAAAAGCGCAGCGGAACGACGCCCCTGCCTCCAACATCCAGTCCTCCATTCAAACCATCGAAAAGACGGCGGAGGACGGCGCGGCCCTGATCGAGAAGCTTCAGCGTTACATCCGCGAGGACACCCAGAAGCACTTCGAGCGGGTCAATCTCGCAACGCTGATTGAGGACTGCATCACCATCACGCAGCCCTACTGGTACAACGAGCCGCGTCGTCAGGGCATTGAGATCGACGTGGAACGGAATCTTCAGGACACGCCGGACGTGATGGGCGCTGCCTCTGAACTGCGGGAGGTCTTCGTGAACCTGATCCTGAATGCTGTGCAGGCAATGCCGGACGGTGGCACCCTCACGTTCGAGACCTACGTTGAAGACGCGTCGGTCTGCGCGCGGGTCAACGATACGGGGATCGGGATGAGTGACGACGTGCAGGAAAACATCTTCGAGCCTCTCTTTACCACAAAAGGAGAGCAGGGCACCGGCATGGGCCTATCGGCCAGCTACGGCATCATTCAGGAGCACGAGGGCGATATCGATGTCACCTCAGAGCCGGGCGAGGGCACAACGTTCGTCCTCTCATTCCCCCCTGCCGACGAGTCGGAACCGGAACCGGAAGACCCTCCGGAGGCCCCCGTTGGCACCCAGAATGTGCGCGTACTTGTGGTCGACGACGAGGAAATGGTACGTTCCATCGTCACCCAACTGCTCACCCTCAACGACCACGAAGTGGACCGGGCCTCTTCCGGGGCCGAGGCCCTGTCGATGTTCGAGAAAAACCACTATGACATTGTCTTCACCGACTTCGGCATGCCCGAAATGACCGGCGCTGAGTTGGCCGCCCAACTTCACGAGCGCCAACCAGATCTTCCCATCATCCTACTCACCGGCTACACCGATACCGAAACGGCCGTCGACGAGGTGAACGACATTTTGTCAAAGCCGTTTAAATTGGAGGAGCTGGAGGGGGCAATCCAAGAGTTCGTCATCTCGTCGTAG
- a CDS encoding tetratricopeptide repeat protein, giving the protein MDVWRQIESLYEDARDLSSEEREAFLKSKCDDEAVRAEVASLLAARREAPDFFEDLAEGVIGPVVNEIGAGGDEEGRSDTPDLAGCEVGGYRLREEIGVGGMSVVYRAERADADFQHTVAVKLLQRFHSSDVEQRFRAERQVLASLDHPNIAGLVDGGVTDGGRPYLVMEYVDGQPIAEYVEEQDLGLEARLDLLEQVVKAVSAAHRQLVVHRDLKSANVLVTETESGPTVKLLDFGIAKLLDNSFPVTRPQTRTKQYLMTPAYAAPEQVKGDEIVAATDVYQLGVLFYEVLTGTRPFDLEDKSFTEVERLLIEEAPPAPSEQRLNDTEVEAGELRGDLDTIVLKALRKEPERRYRSVEALGADLRRYRGREPIEARPATFVYRTRKFVNRNRMTVGAGLMIALLVMTYAATVTVQADRLAEQRDRARTEAETARQVSGVLVDLFRNANPYENTDTLTARSLLRRGERRMSRLQDRPAVQAKLLGAMGRAYRGLGNYGRADSLLERALSLRSRLYEAPHPELAKSLYHLGRIQHEQRRYALAESLHTEALAMRRRMYDAPHRRIAESLHRQAATFEEQERYAAADSIFRRALSMYRSVFDRPHPKVAAALNDFGIALVGQGQYATADSVYRIALSIRRSVLDTPHPKVASTLNDLAVALNERKQYAAADSVYQEALSIKRKTLRPTHPSIAVTLYNMALNQKEQGRYAAADSLFRNALSIERKALGPTDPSTGLTRTSLAEVKERRGRYSKAASLYRRAVSIREQSYGAQDPRTAESISDLASVLMRQGKLAAAEAKYRRSLAIRRAGSADSSKIATTLNNLGLVLKEQGNLAAADSLYQKSLSMKRSVLPPRHQRTTLHNRAYVVMKQGRYALADSLFREALAMRRAEDGTRSADVAQTQAGRALLACRRGNYRKAEHLARTALTIRREQFRAGHPRIQESLRDLLKIYREWNRPQQAADYRQRLATRSGTTP; this is encoded by the coding sequence ATGGATGTATGGAGGCAAATCGAATCGTTGTACGAGGACGCCCGAGACCTGTCGTCTGAAGAACGGGAGGCCTTTCTCAAGTCGAAGTGTGACGATGAAGCTGTGCGGGCCGAGGTGGCGTCGCTGCTTGCGGCCCGCCGAGAGGCCCCGGACTTTTTCGAAGATCTAGCTGAAGGGGTGATCGGGCCGGTGGTGAACGAGATTGGGGCGGGGGGCGACGAGGAAGGACGTTCTGATACTCCGGACTTGGCAGGCTGCGAGGTGGGAGGGTACCGTCTGCGGGAAGAAATCGGAGTCGGAGGGATGAGCGTCGTTTACCGAGCCGAGCGAGCGGATGCGGACTTTCAACACACCGTGGCGGTCAAACTTCTGCAGCGGTTTCATTCGTCCGACGTTGAGCAGCGCTTCCGGGCCGAACGGCAGGTCTTGGCGAGCCTCGACCATCCCAATATTGCTGGACTCGTCGATGGGGGCGTGACGGACGGGGGGCGTCCGTATCTCGTGATGGAGTACGTGGACGGGCAGCCGATCGCCGAGTATGTAGAGGAGCAGGATCTGGGACTGGAGGCCCGACTGGATCTTCTTGAGCAGGTCGTAAAGGCCGTTTCGGCGGCACACCGTCAGCTCGTCGTTCACCGGGACCTAAAGTCTGCGAACGTACTGGTGACGGAGACAGAGAGTGGGCCGACCGTCAAGCTCTTGGACTTCGGGATCGCAAAGCTGCTTGACAATTCGTTTCCCGTGACTCGGCCCCAGACGCGGACGAAACAGTACCTCATGACCCCGGCCTACGCGGCTCCGGAGCAGGTGAAAGGGGATGAGATTGTGGCGGCCACGGACGTGTATCAGTTGGGGGTGCTCTTCTACGAGGTGCTGACTGGGACGCGGCCCTTTGATCTGGAAGATAAGTCCTTCACGGAAGTCGAGCGCCTCTTGATAGAGGAAGCGCCGCCCGCTCCGTCGGAGCAGCGCCTGAATGACACGGAGGTCGAGGCCGGGGAACTTCGGGGGGATCTGGATACGATTGTGCTTAAGGCCCTGCGAAAAGAACCGGAGCGTCGGTACCGGTCGGTTGAGGCGCTGGGGGCGGATCTTCGACGCTACCGCGGACGTGAGCCGATCGAGGCCCGTCCGGCGACGTTCGTCTACCGAACCCGAAAGTTCGTCAACCGGAATCGGATGACGGTTGGGGCAGGGCTGATGATTGCGCTCCTCGTGATGACATATGCTGCCACCGTGACCGTCCAGGCCGATCGGCTCGCCGAGCAGCGGGATCGGGCGCGGACTGAGGCCGAGACGGCTCGGCAGGTTTCTGGGGTTCTCGTCGATCTGTTCCGGAATGCCAATCCGTACGAAAATACCGATACGCTGACGGCCCGATCGCTCCTGCGCCGGGGCGAGCGGCGAATGTCCCGATTGCAGGACCGTCCCGCCGTTCAAGCCAAACTCCTCGGTGCCATGGGACGTGCGTACCGAGGGTTAGGCAACTACGGTCGGGCGGACTCGCTGCTGGAGCGAGCACTTTCACTGCGGTCCCGGCTTTATGAGGCTCCCCATCCAGAGCTAGCGAAGAGCCTCTACCATCTGGGGCGGATTCAACATGAGCAGCGACGCTACGCGCTGGCAGAATCGCTCCACACTGAGGCGCTTGCCATGCGCCGCCGGATGTACGACGCGCCGCATCGCCGCATCGCTGAGAGTCTGCACCGCCAGGCCGCTACGTTTGAAGAGCAAGAGCGGTACGCGGCGGCGGACTCGATATTTCGACGCGCCCTTTCGATGTATCGGTCGGTCTTTGATCGGCCTCATCCCAAGGTTGCTGCAGCCCTCAATGATTTCGGGATCGCCCTTGTGGGACAAGGGCAGTATGCAACGGCCGACTCGGTATACCGGATCGCCCTTTCGATACGACGATCGGTCCTCGACACGCCTCATCCGAAAGTGGCCTCGACTCTCAATGATCTTGCCGTCGCGCTGAACGAACGGAAGCAGTATGCGGCAGCGGACTCTGTGTATCAGGAAGCCCTCTCGATCAAACGGAAGACGCTTAGGCCCACGCACCCGTCAATCGCCGTCACCCTCTACAACATGGCGCTGAATCAGAAAGAGCAGGGCCGCTATGCGGCGGCTGACTCGCTCTTTCGTAACGCTTTGTCCATCGAACGAAAGGCGTTGGGCCCCACGGATCCGAGCACGGGACTGACCAGGACCAGTTTGGCTGAGGTCAAAGAACGACGAGGTCGATATTCAAAGGCGGCGTCTCTATACAGAAGGGCCGTATCGATCCGGGAGCAGTCGTACGGCGCCCAGGATCCCCGCACGGCCGAGTCGATTAGCGATCTTGCAAGTGTGTTGATGCGACAGGGGAAGCTTGCAGCCGCGGAGGCCAAATACCGTCGGAGTCTTGCAATACGCCGAGCCGGTTCGGCGGACTCGTCCAAAATCGCCACGACGCTCAACAATCTTGGACTGGTGTTGAAGGAGCAGGGCAATCTCGCCGCCGCCGATTCGCTGTACCAGAAGTCGTTGTCCATGAAACGATCCGTTTTGCCGCCGAGGCACCAGAGAACCACCCTGCACAACCGTGCCTACGTCGTAATGAAGCAGGGGCGCTATGCGCTGGCCGATTCCCTGTTTCGGGAGGCCTTAGCGATGCGTCGGGCCGAAGACGGGACGCGCTCGGCCGACGTGGCCCAAACCCAGGCGGGACGGGCGCTCCTCGCATGCCGGAGGGGCAATTATCGCAAGGCGGAGCATCTTGCCCGAACGGCCCTCACAATTCGACGAGAGCAGTTTCGGGCTGGCCATCCCCGGATTCAAGAATCCCTGCGGGATCTCCTGAAAATATACAGGGAGTGGAATCGTCCGCAACAAGCTGCGGACTATCGACAGCGGCTTGCTACTCGCAGTGGGACAACCCCGTGA
- a CDS encoding cystathionine beta-synthase — translation MWHDTVLGTIGNTPLVRINQLAEDFPCTVLGKVEFFNPGGSVKDRIGISMIEDAEEKGLIEPGGTIIEGTSGNTGAGLAIAAIAKGYRCIFTTTDKQSREKVDVLRGLGAEVLICPTNVEPDDPRSYYSVAQRLAEEIPNSVYLNQYDNPSNPQIHYETTGPELWEQTEGRITHYVAGAGTGGTISGTGRYLKEQQEDVNVIGVDPAGSVFYKYFHEGVFDEEEIYPYFTEGVGEDILPDNMDFDVVDDFVRVEDKEAMQMTRRLAREEGLFIGQSCGMAMAGALQWMEDHRNELTEDDVVVVLLPDSGFRYLSKTYNDEWMRNHGFLESKPDVTADQVLNLRRDQTEVISAAPGDKIGNIIERMTEEGISQMPVIDDDHEVVGSVTETRILNRLIDSPDARDQPVRTIMGTPFPVVPASLHLEHLSAYLEQDVGAVLVDHGSDGGRDYSVLTKSDLISALMKVEQGNNGTS, via the coding sequence ATGTGGCACGACACCGTTCTCGGCACCATTGGGAATACGCCCCTCGTTCGCATCAATCAACTTGCGGAGGACTTCCCTTGCACGGTACTTGGAAAAGTGGAGTTTTTCAATCCCGGCGGATCGGTGAAGGACCGAATCGGCATTAGCATGATCGAAGATGCCGAGGAGAAAGGGTTGATTGAGCCGGGGGGGACCATCATTGAGGGCACGAGTGGCAACACGGGGGCTGGGCTTGCCATCGCGGCCATAGCGAAGGGGTACCGTTGCATCTTTACGACCACCGACAAGCAAAGCCGTGAAAAAGTAGACGTGCTTCGGGGCTTGGGGGCAGAGGTGCTCATCTGCCCGACGAATGTCGAGCCGGACGACCCCCGCAGCTACTACTCCGTGGCCCAGCGGCTGGCCGAGGAGATTCCCAATTCGGTATACCTCAACCAGTACGATAATCCCTCGAACCCGCAAATCCACTACGAAACGACCGGGCCGGAGCTTTGGGAGCAAACCGAGGGCCGCATCACGCACTATGTAGCGGGGGCCGGTACGGGGGGCACCATCAGCGGTACGGGACGCTACCTCAAAGAGCAACAGGAGGACGTAAATGTTATTGGCGTCGATCCGGCCGGGTCGGTCTTTTACAAGTACTTCCATGAGGGCGTCTTCGACGAAGAAGAAATCTATCCCTACTTCACGGAGGGGGTGGGCGAAGATATTCTCCCCGACAATATGGACTTTGACGTAGTCGACGATTTCGTTCGGGTGGAGGACAAGGAGGCAATGCAGATGACGCGTCGCCTTGCACGAGAGGAAGGGCTCTTTATTGGACAGTCGTGCGGCATGGCCATGGCGGGCGCGTTGCAATGGATGGAGGATCACCGCAATGAACTCACGGAAGACGACGTCGTGGTCGTTCTACTGCCCGACTCTGGCTTCCGCTACCTCTCCAAGACTTACAACGACGAGTGGATGCGGAACCACGGCTTTCTGGAAAGCAAGCCCGACGTCACGGCGGACCAGGTACTGAATCTGCGCCGGGATCAGACGGAGGTAATTTCGGCCGCCCCGGGCGACAAAATCGGCAATATCATTGAGCGGATGACGGAGGAGGGCATTTCACAGATGCCGGTGATTGATGACGACCACGAGGTGGTGGGAAGCGTCACTGAGACACGCATTCTGAACCGGCTTATCGACAGTCCGGATGCTCGGGATCAGCCGGTGCGCACCATTATGGGCACTCCATTCCCGGTCGTGCCGGCCTCGTTGCATCTGGAGCATCTGTCTGCGTATCTGGAGCAGGACGTGGGCGCCGTGCTGGTGGACCACGGTTCCGACGGCGGGCGGGACTATTCGGTGCTCACGAAGAGCGACCTCATCAGTGCCCTCATGAAAGTGGAGCAGGGGAATAACGGCACGTCGTAA
- the lon gene encoding endopeptidase La, with protein MTDQKPFPFLTDEPGPLGGQETDQSIPLPNPDEEAKISASEVPEQLPILALRNTVLFPGVVLPITLGRDSSLQLIKDASDADRLIGVVAQRSAQQESPTPEDLYDIGTVAEILKLIKMPDGSRSIIIQGKRRIRITEYVETEPYFRARVEPVVEPEPDENLEMEAHTRSIKELAVQIVREAPHLPSEAAEAIENIESADFLIHFIASNLQEEVKGKQEILATIPLMERAELVLQKLQEELQVMELSEQIRSRVRSDVDEQQREYLLRQQLKAIQEELGETDERAEIEDLRHKAAEKDLPPHAREQVDKELTRLARTNPASPDYAVTRNYVDWILDLPWDRYSQDRLDVTRAETVLNEDHYGLDDVKERILEHLAVLKLKGDMKAPILCLHGPPGVGKTSLGQSIARAMEREFVRMSLGGVRDEAEIRGHRRTYVGALPGRILQGLKKAGTNNPVFMLDEVDKLDSGMRGDPASALLEVLDPEQNDSFNDHYLELDYDLSKVFFIATANYAERIPPPLRDRMEMIEITGYTQEEKLQIARGYLLPRQLERNGLADQNITLSDDALRLLIDGYTRESGVRQLERTIGAVLRGVAKEFATDTLSDTTVDAQDIEDYLGVRKFESDVAERTEVPGVATGLAWTPAGGEILFIEASLSRGSGRMTVTGQLGDVMKESAQAAVSYVKAQADELGIPQDAFRYWDLHLHVPAGATPKDGPSAGVAMLSALVSAYTQRRVRHTLAMTGEITLRGLVLPVGGIKEKVLAARRAGIETVLLPQKNAKDVNEIQEGALEGIKITYVERMDDVIDLVLEEEVLHPPAEYFAIPDEEKRHTGNRNGTVGIDSPQN; from the coding sequence ATGACGGACCAAAAGCCCTTTCCCTTTCTCACCGACGAACCCGGCCCTCTCGGCGGCCAGGAAACCGACCAGAGCATTCCGCTCCCGAATCCGGACGAGGAAGCTAAAATCAGTGCTTCGGAGGTGCCGGAACAGCTTCCCATCCTTGCCCTCCGCAACACGGTTCTTTTTCCCGGCGTCGTCCTTCCCATTACCCTGGGCCGGGATTCCTCGCTTCAACTCATTAAGGACGCCTCGGACGCCGACCGCCTCATCGGCGTCGTGGCCCAACGGTCGGCTCAGCAGGAGAGCCCAACGCCTGAAGATCTCTATGACATCGGCACGGTGGCCGAAATCCTGAAGCTGATTAAGATGCCGGACGGATCGCGGTCCATCATCATCCAGGGCAAGCGCCGCATCCGCATCACGGAGTACGTGGAGACGGAGCCGTATTTCCGGGCTCGGGTGGAGCCCGTCGTGGAGCCGGAGCCGGACGAAAATCTAGAGATGGAGGCCCACACCCGGTCGATCAAGGAATTGGCGGTGCAAATCGTGCGGGAGGCCCCCCACCTTCCCAGCGAAGCGGCGGAAGCCATTGAGAACATTGAGTCGGCCGACTTCCTCATTCACTTTATCGCGTCCAACCTCCAGGAAGAGGTGAAGGGCAAGCAGGAGATCCTGGCGACGATCCCCCTCATGGAACGGGCCGAGCTCGTCCTTCAGAAGCTCCAGGAGGAGCTGCAGGTGATGGAATTGTCGGAGCAGATTCGCAGCCGCGTGCGAAGTGACGTGGATGAGCAGCAGCGGGAGTACCTTCTGCGCCAGCAGTTGAAAGCCATCCAGGAGGAGCTTGGAGAGACTGATGAGCGCGCCGAAATTGAAGACCTGCGGCACAAGGCCGCGGAGAAAGACCTGCCCCCACACGCCCGGGAGCAGGTGGACAAGGAACTCACCCGCCTTGCCCGCACAAATCCGGCCTCGCCCGACTACGCGGTGACCCGCAACTACGTGGATTGGATCTTAGATCTCCCCTGGGACCGCTACTCCCAAGACCGACTGGACGTGACGCGGGCCGAAACGGTGCTCAACGAGGATCACTACGGCCTCGACGATGTGAAGGAGCGCATCCTGGAGCACCTGGCCGTTCTCAAGCTAAAAGGCGACATGAAGGCCCCAATCCTCTGTCTTCATGGCCCGCCGGGGGTGGGCAAAACCAGCCTGGGACAGAGCATCGCCCGGGCCATGGAGCGTGAGTTTGTGCGCATGAGCCTCGGGGGGGTGCGCGACGAAGCCGAAATTCGAGGCCACCGACGAACGTACGTGGGGGCCCTCCCCGGCCGCATCCTCCAGGGGCTTAAGAAAGCCGGAACCAACAATCCCGTCTTTATGCTCGACGAGGTCGACAAGCTCGACTCCGGCATGCGGGGCGATCCGGCCAGTGCCCTGCTAGAGGTACTCGACCCTGAGCAAAATGACAGCTTCAACGACCACTACCTGGAGCTCGACTACGACCTGTCGAAGGTGTTCTTCATCGCCACGGCCAACTATGCGGAGCGGATCCCGCCCCCTCTCCGCGACCGGATGGAGATGATCGAGATCACGGGCTACACCCAGGAGGAGAAGCTCCAGATTGCCCGGGGCTACCTCCTGCCCCGCCAGCTGGAACGGAACGGGTTGGCCGACCAAAACATCACCCTTTCCGACGATGCGCTCCGTCTGCTGATCGATGGCTACACGCGGGAATCCGGCGTGCGGCAACTGGAGCGCACCATCGGCGCCGTGCTGCGCGGCGTGGCAAAGGAGTTCGCAACGGATACGCTGAGTGATACGACCGTTGACGCTCAAGACATCGAGGACTATCTCGGCGTGCGGAAGTTCGAATCAGACGTAGCCGAACGAACCGAGGTCCCAGGCGTCGCCACTGGACTCGCTTGGACGCCGGCCGGCGGCGAGATCCTGTTTATCGAAGCCTCGCTTTCCCGCGGCTCGGGACGGATGACGGTCACCGGCCAGCTGGGGGACGTGATGAAGGAGTCCGCCCAGGCGGCCGTGTCGTACGTGAAGGCGCAAGCCGACGAGCTTGGCATTCCGCAGGATGCGTTCCGGTACTGGGACCTCCACCTCCATGTCCCCGCTGGGGCAACGCCGAAGGATGGCCCCTCGGCCGGTGTGGCCATGCTCTCAGCCCTCGTCTCGGCCTACACGCAGCGCCGGGTGCGGCATACCCTCGCCATGACGGGTGAGATTACGCTCCGCGGCCTCGTGCTTCCGGTGGGCGGCATCAAGGAGAAGGTGCTCGCCGCTCGGCGGGCCGGCATTGAAACGGTGCTGCTCCCACAGAAAAACGCGAAAGACGTCAACGAGATTCAGGAGGGCGCCCTGGAGGGGATCAAGATTACCTACGTTGAGCGAATGGACGATGTGATCGACCTCGTGCTGGAAGAGGAGGTCCTCCACCCCCCGGCCGAGTACTTCGCCATTCCGGACGAAGAAAAGCGGCACACCGGCAATAGAAACGGAACCGTCGGGATCGATAGCCCCCAGAATTAA
- a CDS encoding ECF-type sigma factor — MASSSQDTVTELLMDLRSGNGEVMDDLFDEVYTELRRRARGQRKQWKGEPTLRTTALAHEAYLKLVRQEEQSWKSRSHFFRVASRAIRHILVDWAREKRAQKRGGENPTLSLEALRESLERAQATTEERSEMIVVLDAALGRLEKKHERAARVVECRFFGGMTIEETAEALGISGSTVSRDWDLAQAWLYREMKRIHGMGRTSQED; from the coding sequence ATGGCGTCCTCCTCTCAGGACACGGTGACGGAGCTGCTCATGGACCTTCGGAGTGGAAACGGCGAGGTGATGGATGATCTTTTCGACGAGGTGTATACTGAGCTTCGCCGACGAGCACGTGGTCAGCGAAAGCAGTGGAAGGGAGAACCGACGCTCCGAACGACCGCACTTGCCCACGAGGCCTATCTCAAACTCGTCCGTCAGGAGGAGCAGTCGTGGAAGAGCCGGTCTCACTTTTTTCGCGTTGCCTCTCGGGCAATCCGTCACATTCTCGTGGATTGGGCCCGAGAGAAGCGGGCCCAGAAACGTGGTGGGGAGAATCCGACGCTTTCGTTGGAGGCGTTGCGGGAGTCCCTGGAGCGGGCGCAGGCGACGACCGAAGAGCGCTCCGAGATGATTGTGGTGCTCGACGCCGCCCTCGGCCGACTCGAAAAGAAACACGAGCGAGCAGCTCGGGTCGTGGAGTGCCGATTTTTCGGAGGGATGACGATCGAGGAGACGGCCGAGGCATTGGGGATTTCCGGATCGACCGTGAGCCGTGACTGGGATTTGGCACAGGCCTGGCTCTACCGCGAGATGAAGCGCATTCACGGGATGGGAAGAACGTCTCAGGAGGACTAG